In Nicotiana tabacum cultivar K326 chromosome 11, ASM71507v2, whole genome shotgun sequence, a single window of DNA contains:
- the LOC142166133 gene encoding uncharacterized protein LOC142166133 — translation MGFKSGLRPFIGLDGTFLKGKAKGQLLVVVAHDSMNHFYPIVWAVVDKETKVTWTWFLTLLNNSLDLKLGEGYTFMSDMQKCRRWGAGDLKKKYLWWCAWSSCEEDFKDHLKNLGEIDEEVAEDLLRYPPQSWCRAYFDTILDARHKPIIRMLEDIRVKVTNMLREHEGEVMTWTENVSPPTMQLYYQFLNSAQKCTVDSNGKDGYEVNEGTTEKHRVKINMKKCTCRTWDLTGIPCPRAIRALLYKKVNLVSEIH, via the exons ATGGGATTTAAGAGTGGGTTGAGGCCCTTTATTGGCTTGGATGGAACCTTCTTGAAAGGAAAGGCCAAAGGTCAGCTTTTAGTTGTTGTTGCTCATGATTCAATGAATCATTTTTATCCTATTGTTTGGGCTGTTGTGGATAAAGAAACAAAGGTCACCTGGACCTGGTTCTTGACATTGTTGAACAATTCATTAGACCTCAAGCTAGGGGAAGGATACACATTCATGTCAGATATGCAGAAA TGTAGAAGATGGGGTGCTGGAGATTTGAAGAAAAAGTACTTGTGGTGGTGTGCATGGAGTAGCTGTGAAGAAGACTTCAAGGATCATTTGAAAAACTTGGGAGAAATTGATGAAGAAGTTGCTGAAGACTTGTTGAGGTATCCTCCACAATCATGGTGTAGAGCATACTTTGACACA ATACTAGATGCTAGGCATAAGCCAATTATCAGAATGCTTGAAGACATAAGAGTTAAGGTGACGAATATGTTGAGAGAGCATGAAGGTGAAGTGATGACTTGGACTGAAAATGTAAGTCCTCCTACCATGCAGTTATATTATCAATTCTTGAATAGTGCACAAAAATGTACTGTTGATTCTAATGGAAAAGATGGTTATGAGGTGAATGAAGGAACTACTGAAAAGCATAGAGTGAAAATCAACATGAAAAAATGCACTTGCAGAACATGGGACCTCACTGGGATCCCATGTCCTCGTGCAATCAGAGCATTACTATACAAAAAAGTGAATCTTGTGTCTGAGATTCATTGA